One window of the Klebsiella oxytoca genome contains the following:
- a CDS encoding CynX/NimT family MFS transporter, translating to MTSVSPSAGRRNFLLIVGILLIATTLRVTFTGAAPLLDAIRGEYGLTTAQTGLLTTLPLLAFGLVSPLAAGIARRFGIERSLLLAMILICLGIGLRSLPFVALLFIGTAIIGCGIALGNVLLPGLIKRDFSQHVARMTGAYSLTMGGAAALGSAMVVPLALIGLGWRGALLLLMVFPLLALMVWLPQSRNQVPTPLTGSGAIHNRGIWRSALAWQVTLFLGINSLVYYVIIGWLPAILQSMGYSEAQAGSLHGLLQLATAAPGVAIPLILHRLKDHRGLAVLVALMCAISASGLWFLPGQAVLWTFIFGFGSGATMILGLTFIGLRASSAHQAAALSGMAQAVGYLLAACGPPVMGKIHDANGDWHIPLIAVALISVAMALFGALAGRDREIGG from the coding sequence ATGACTTCTGTTTCACCTTCCGCCGGGCGCCGCAATTTTTTATTGATCGTCGGTATTCTGCTTATCGCTACCACCTTACGCGTCACTTTTACCGGCGCCGCACCGCTGCTCGACGCCATTCGCGGCGAATATGGTCTGACTACCGCGCAAACCGGTCTGTTAACGACCCTGCCGCTATTAGCTTTTGGCCTGGTCTCGCCGCTGGCGGCAGGCATCGCCAGACGCTTCGGCATCGAACGGAGCCTGCTGCTGGCGATGATCCTGATTTGCCTCGGTATTGGCCTGCGTTCCCTGCCCTTTGTCGCGCTACTGTTTATCGGCACCGCGATTATTGGCTGCGGCATCGCCCTGGGAAACGTTCTGCTGCCGGGATTAATCAAACGCGATTTTTCGCAGCATGTCGCCAGAATGACCGGCGCTTATTCCCTTACCATGGGCGGAGCGGCGGCGCTGGGGTCTGCAATGGTTGTTCCGCTGGCGCTCATCGGACTGGGCTGGCGCGGCGCGCTATTGTTACTGATGGTTTTTCCGCTGCTGGCGCTGATGGTCTGGCTGCCACAGTCGCGCAATCAGGTTCCGACCCCACTGACGGGTTCCGGCGCAATTCACAACCGGGGGATCTGGCGTTCGGCGCTTGCCTGGCAGGTCACGCTATTTCTCGGCATTAACTCGCTGGTCTACTACGTTATCATCGGCTGGCTGCCCGCAATTCTGCAAAGCATGGGCTACAGCGAAGCTCAGGCCGGCTCCCTGCATGGGCTGCTCCAGCTGGCAACCGCTGCGCCAGGGGTGGCAATCCCGTTGATACTTCATCGGCTGAAAGATCACCGCGGCCTTGCGGTTCTGGTCGCGCTGATGTGCGCAATCAGCGCGTCTGGATTATGGTTTTTGCCCGGTCAGGCGGTGCTGTGGACGTTTATCTTTGGCTTCGGCTCCGGCGCCACCATGATTCTGGGACTAACCTTTATCGGTTTGCGCGCCAGCTCAGCCCACCAGGCCGCCGCGCTGTCGGGAATGGCGCAGGCGGTGGGTTATCTCCTCGCCGCCTGCGGGCCGCCGGTTATGGGCAAAATTCATGACGCCAACGGTGACTGGCATATTCCGCTAATCGCCGTGGCGCTGATTTCTGTTGCGATGGCTCTATTTGGCGCGCTGGCCGGTCGCGATCGGGAGATCGGCGGCTAG
- a CDS encoding AraC family transcriptional regulator: MMIGLGLDGYDPDSGHEAAVAFRIQVVADEQYIPRHQHRKGQLILALHGALTCEVENAMWMVPPQYAVWVPGQVPHSNRATPEAQICFLFIEPGSAPMPNFCCTLKISPLVRELILTMAQRGRAALNKPEMNRLAQVLFDELPQQPQEHLQLPVSGHPKIRQMAEMMAVDPARWQTLAQWAAEFAMSERNLARLVVRETGLSFRRWRHQLQLILSLQMLIRGQTVQQTAQTLGYDSTTAFITMFKKGLGQTPGRYLASLATTSR, encoded by the coding sequence ATTATGATCGGACTTGGCCTGGACGGCTACGACCCGGACAGCGGACATGAAGCGGCGGTGGCGTTTCGTATTCAGGTTGTCGCGGACGAGCAGTACATTCCGCGTCATCAGCATCGCAAAGGACAGCTGATTCTCGCGCTGCACGGGGCGCTGACCTGTGAAGTGGAAAACGCCATGTGGATGGTGCCGCCGCAGTACGCGGTGTGGGTGCCGGGACAGGTGCCGCACAGCAACAGAGCGACGCCTGAGGCGCAAATCTGTTTTTTATTTATTGAGCCTGGCTCGGCGCCGATGCCGAATTTCTGCTGTACGTTAAAAATCTCGCCGCTGGTGCGCGAGCTTATTCTCACGATGGCCCAGCGCGGCAGAGCAGCGCTCAATAAGCCGGAAATGAACCGGCTGGCGCAGGTGCTGTTCGATGAACTACCGCAGCAGCCGCAGGAGCACCTGCAGCTACCGGTCTCGGGGCATCCCAAAATTCGTCAAATGGCAGAAATGATGGCCGTCGATCCGGCGCGCTGGCAAACGCTGGCGCAATGGGCGGCGGAATTCGCCATGAGCGAGCGTAATCTGGCGCGGCTGGTGGTACGTGAGACAGGGTTGAGTTTTCGCCGCTGGCGGCATCAGCTGCAGCTGATCCTCTCCCTGCAGATGCTGATCCGCGGGCAGACGGTCCAGCAGACGGCGCAGACCCTGGGCTATGACTCTACCACCGCCTTTATTACGATGTTCAAAAAAGGCTTAGGGCAAACGCCGGGGCGCTATCTTGCCAGCCTGGCTACGACTTCCCGATAA
- a CDS encoding DUF441 domain-containing protein, with protein MLDTTLLILLGLAALGFISHNTTVAISILVLIIVRVTPLNAFFPWIEKQGLTIGIIILTIGVMAPIASGTLPASTLLHSFVNWKSLVAIAVGIFVSWLGGRGVTLMGSQPQLVAGLLVGTVIGVALFRGVPVGPLIAAGIISLFIGKS; from the coding sequence ATGCTCGACACAACCCTGTTAATACTGCTGGGCCTGGCGGCGCTCGGCTTTATTAGCCATAACACCACCGTTGCGATTTCAATCCTGGTTTTAATTATCGTCCGCGTCACTCCGCTCAACGCTTTCTTTCCGTGGATTGAAAAACAAGGGCTGACCATCGGTATTATTATTCTCACCATCGGCGTAATGGCCCCTATCGCCAGCGGCACGTTGCCGGCTTCAACGCTGCTGCACTCCTTTGTGAACTGGAAATCGCTGGTGGCGATTGCCGTTGGCATTTTTGTTTCCTGGCTTGGCGGACGCGGCGTCACGTTGATGGGCTCTCAGCCGCAGCTGGTTGCCGGACTGCTGGTCGGCACCGTCATTGGCGTCGCCCTCTTCCGCGGCGTTCCGGTCGGCCCGCTAATCGCTGCCGGGATCATCTCGCTATTTATCGGGAAGTCGTAG
- a CDS encoding YbaK/prolyl-tRNA synthetase associated domain-containing protein — protein MNASVIHNPHQMLLELLNRSQARYRLVEHEAVGKCEAVSKIRGTALGQGAKALVCKVKGHGVNQHVLAILAADLQADLARLAEHIGGSKASLASPAEVDTLTACEFGAIPPFSFHPALRLVADPLLFERFPEIAFNAGQLDKSIILDTADYLRIARPELIAFHRDA, from the coding sequence ATGAACGCGTCTGTAATACACAACCCCCACCAGATGTTACTTGAATTACTTAATCGTTCTCAGGCCCGCTATCGGCTTGTGGAGCATGAGGCCGTCGGCAAATGCGAAGCGGTATCAAAGATTCGCGGTACGGCGCTGGGACAGGGGGCGAAGGCGCTGGTATGTAAAGTTAAGGGGCACGGAGTGAACCAGCACGTCCTCGCGATCCTTGCCGCCGATCTGCAGGCTGATTTAGCTCGTCTGGCCGAACACATTGGCGGTAGTAAAGCCTCCCTGGCCAGCCCGGCCGAGGTAGACACCCTCACCGCTTGCGAATTTGGCGCTATTCCGCCCTTCAGTTTCCATCCGGCATTGCGGCTGGTCGCCGATCCTCTGCTATTTGAGCGTTTCCCGGAGATAGCCTTCAACGCCGGGCAGCTTGATAAATCTATCATCCTTGATACCGCTGACTATTTACGCATTGCTCGTCCGGAACTGATCGCATTTCATCGCGACGCCTGA
- the dgcJ gene encoding diguanylate cyclase DgcJ, which produces MKLQNKLLRHFISAGVVVLTSSFLVYELVASHRDMSEYLRYIVEKGESIFLYDKYQNQLAIAQFSRKLDTQPTAEIVEQACTSLQTKGDISGLNLTGHAFPLLHGTLSSTQPSCQPWISDLPALQAFDAAIAQNDLNALQSSGSFKSKNLFRYYIDLKNKYAYFYSPVEINSSPINNWNFLHDSKLGITQTSLDSLIRGRTLISSIYADALTGQNILSFLSPVYHRERLKGVVMVDITRQDIEEILYTADRPLVWRYLDITLTDSNTRSEISVHRSRTHLFSYANHSQKVAENLHVALCLDMAYFLLSSWKLFLFYLISTSVLLHLVRMHFRLYIDVIKQNTSDSLTGLFNRKILSPLLESRLQKLAEQGVNIVFMALDCDRLKYINDTLGHNEGDRAIVMLAQAISSSIRKSDYGIRLGGDEFFLILIDYAEQEAQGIPQRIRQHLATIDFDKRVNFSWGACIMAPGDSLVDVMKIADARLYADKKQKKHALPARQD; this is translated from the coding sequence ATGAAATTACAGAATAAATTACTCCGTCATTTTATTTCTGCGGGGGTGGTTGTCCTGACATCCTCATTTCTGGTGTATGAATTAGTCGCCAGTCATCGGGATATGTCGGAATATCTGCGATACATCGTCGAAAAAGGCGAATCTATCTTTCTGTACGATAAATATCAAAATCAGCTTGCTATTGCTCAGTTTTCTCGCAAGCTGGATACGCAACCGACGGCAGAAATAGTAGAACAAGCCTGTACCAGCCTACAGACAAAAGGCGATATTAGCGGGTTAAATCTTACCGGACATGCTTTCCCTTTGCTTCACGGTACACTGAGTAGCACGCAGCCTTCGTGCCAACCGTGGATTAGCGACCTCCCGGCATTACAGGCATTCGATGCGGCTATCGCTCAAAATGATCTCAACGCTTTGCAAAGTTCAGGATCGTTCAAATCTAAAAACCTCTTCCGCTACTATATTGATCTGAAAAATAAATATGCCTATTTCTATTCTCCAGTTGAGATAAATAGTAGCCCAATTAACAACTGGAACTTCCTTCACGATAGCAAACTAGGTATCACGCAGACCAGTCTCGATAGTTTAATTCGCGGTCGTACGCTGATTTCCAGCATCTATGCTGACGCGTTAACCGGGCAGAATATTTTATCGTTTTTAAGCCCGGTCTATCATCGGGAGCGGTTAAAAGGGGTCGTGATGGTTGATATCACTCGCCAGGATATCGAGGAAATTCTCTATACTGCCGACCGGCCTCTGGTCTGGCGCTATCTCGATATTACGTTAACGGATTCAAACACAAGATCTGAAATCAGCGTCCACCGCAGCCGTACCCATCTTTTCAGCTACGCAAATCACAGCCAGAAAGTCGCAGAGAACCTGCATGTCGCGCTTTGTCTGGACATGGCCTATTTTCTGCTCAGTTCGTGGAAGCTATTTCTGTTTTACCTGATTTCCACCAGCGTACTTTTACACCTGGTAAGAATGCATTTCAGACTCTATATCGATGTCATTAAACAAAATACCAGCGATTCGTTGACCGGCCTTTTCAACCGCAAAATCCTCTCTCCGCTTCTGGAATCCCGTTTGCAAAAGCTGGCTGAACAGGGAGTGAATATTGTGTTTATGGCACTGGACTGTGACCGTTTGAAGTATATCAACGATACCCTGGGGCACAACGAAGGCGATCGCGCCATCGTGATGCTTGCTCAGGCGATATCGTCCTCTATTCGCAAAAGCGATTATGGTATCAGACTGGGTGGCGATGAGTTTTTCCTGATTTTGATCGATTATGCTGAGCAAGAAGCGCAAGGCATTCCACAACGCATTCGCCAGCATCTGGCAACGATTGATTTTGATAAACGCGTTAATTTCTCATGGGGTGCCTGCATCATGGCGCCGGGAGATAGCCTGGTTGATGTCATGAAAATTGCCGATGCCCGATTGTACGCCGATAAGAAGCAAAAAAAGCACGCCTTACCGGCCCGACAGGATTAA
- a CDS encoding glycosyltransferase family 9 protein has translation MMENAAVQVSPRKFKKIRELNRRRNYLFKRLRNVMRVCIAKALWDKRKRHDVDLSCAKTVLLLRNEGAIGDVVVDSALVKCLHEAGMSVDFLLTKSNSQVMKHNPRIRRIYEAENVDSAVYLRKFTHNVSRTMVNELANNKYDLVIDPSLFDIPVHRMLLLRQIKAKAVLGFNKWSSINHYTRSFDFDCENWHVTRTFTLIADYLKLDKKHLESYDLHIPADISQQVADYLLSVTGDKVVINIFAGHQDRSLSQTQLATLIARLRADYPETNIILLDHRNEISIPLPEKVRINPFKTLHHCMALIAQSDLVISPDTSVVHMAAAWKKPLIAVYKDVPMNNRLWAPGYDKARQIVVKCGKVHQLENLPDLIMAETERVISRQIPAE, from the coding sequence ATGATGGAGAACGCTGCGGTGCAGGTATCCCCAAGGAAGTTTAAAAAAATAAGGGAACTTAACAGGCGCCGTAATTATCTTTTTAAAAGATTACGCAACGTCATGCGGGTCTGTATTGCTAAAGCGCTTTGGGATAAGCGCAAACGACACGATGTTGATTTATCTTGCGCGAAAACGGTACTACTTCTGCGTAATGAAGGGGCGATCGGCGATGTAGTTGTAGACTCTGCGCTGGTTAAATGCCTTCATGAGGCCGGAATGAGCGTAGATTTTCTGCTGACTAAATCGAATAGTCAGGTGATGAAACATAACCCGCGAATTCGCCGTATCTATGAAGCCGAGAATGTTGACTCGGCGGTTTATCTGCGCAAATTTACCCATAATGTTTCTCGGACAATGGTTAATGAGCTGGCGAATAATAAGTATGATCTTGTTATTGACCCTTCGCTTTTCGATATTCCGGTGCACAGGATGTTGCTGCTGAGGCAAATCAAAGCAAAAGCGGTATTGGGTTTTAATAAATGGTCATCGATTAATCACTATACCCGAAGCTTTGATTTTGACTGTGAAAACTGGCACGTCACCAGAACCTTTACGCTTATCGCTGATTACCTGAAGCTGGATAAAAAGCACCTGGAGTCCTATGACCTGCATATTCCTGCGGATATTTCTCAGCAAGTTGCTGACTATCTGTTGAGTGTGACTGGCGACAAGGTGGTGATTAATATTTTTGCCGGGCACCAGGATCGCAGTCTTTCTCAGACACAGCTGGCGACGCTTATTGCCAGATTGCGTGCAGATTATCCAGAAACCAATATTATTCTGCTCGATCATCGTAACGAAATCAGCATTCCTTTACCCGAAAAGGTGAGGATAAATCCGTTTAAAACCCTGCATCATTGCATGGCCCTGATAGCCCAGTCTGATTTAGTGATTTCACCGGATACCTCGGTGGTTCATATGGCGGCGGCGTGGAAAAAACCGCTTATCGCGGTCTATAAAGATGTTCCCATGAATAATCGACTCTGGGCACCTGGATACGACAAGGCGCGGCAGATCGTTGTTAAATGCGGTAAAGTTCATCAGCTGGAAAACTTGCCCGACCTCATTATGGCAGAGACAGAGCGCGTCATTTCACGACAAATCCCGGCGGAATAA
- a CDS encoding YeaH/YhbH family protein produces the protein MTWFIDRRLNGKNKSAVNRQRFLRRYKAQIKQSISEAINKRSVTDIQSGESVSIPTDDINEPMFHQGRGGLRNRVHPGNDHFVQNDRIERPQGGGGGGGSGQGQASADGEGQDEFVFQISKDEYLDLLFEDLALPNLQKNQQRQLTEFKTHRAGYTANGVPANISVVRSLQNSLARRTAMTAGKRRELHALEEELDIISKSEPAQLLEEERLRREIAELRAKIERVPFIDTFDLRYKNYEKRPEPSSQAVMFCLMDVSGSMDQATKDMAKRFYILLYLFLSRTYKNVDVVYIRHHTQAKEVDEHEFFYSQETGGTIVSSALKLMDEVVKERYDPAQWNIYAAQASDGDNWADDSPLCHELLAKKILPVVRYYSYIEITRRAHQTLWREYEHLQATFENFAMQHIRDPEDIYPVFRELFHKQTSKADG, from the coding sequence ATGACCTGGTTCATAGACCGACGCCTGAACGGGAAAAATAAAAGCGCCGTCAACCGACAGCGCTTTCTGCGCCGCTATAAAGCGCAGATAAAACAGTCGATCTCCGAGGCCATAAACAAGCGCTCGGTGACCGATATTCAGAGCGGGGAGTCCGTCTCCATCCCAACGGACGATATTAACGAACCGATGTTTCATCAGGGGCGCGGCGGACTACGCAACCGCGTACATCCCGGTAACGATCACTTTGTACAAAACGATCGTATCGAACGCCCTCAGGGCGGCGGCGGTGGAGGTGGCAGCGGCCAGGGACAAGCCAGCGCCGATGGCGAGGGTCAGGACGAGTTTGTCTTTCAGATTTCGAAAGACGAATATCTGGATCTGTTATTCGAAGATCTCGCCCTGCCCAATCTGCAAAAAAACCAGCAGCGGCAGCTGACGGAATTTAAAACCCATCGCGCGGGCTACACTGCAAACGGGGTTCCCGCCAACATCAGCGTGGTTCGCTCGCTGCAAAACTCGCTGGCGCGGCGTACGGCGATGACCGCAGGTAAACGCCGGGAGCTGCACGCTCTGGAAGAAGAGCTCGATATCATTAGCAAAAGCGAACCTGCACAGCTGCTGGAAGAGGAGCGCCTGCGCAGAGAGATCGCCGAATTACGGGCGAAAATCGAGCGCGTACCGTTTATTGATACTTTCGACCTGCGCTATAAAAACTATGAAAAACGGCCAGAACCGTCCAGTCAGGCGGTGATGTTTTGCCTGATGGACGTCTCCGGTTCCATGGACCAGGCGACAAAGGATATGGCAAAACGTTTTTACATCCTGCTGTATCTGTTCCTCAGCCGGACCTATAAAAACGTTGATGTGGTTTATATCCGCCACCATACGCAGGCTAAAGAGGTCGACGAGCATGAGTTCTTTTATTCACAGGAAACCGGCGGCACGATTGTCTCCAGCGCCCTGAAATTAATGGATGAAGTGGTAAAAGAGCGCTATGACCCCGCGCAGTGGAATATTTACGCCGCGCAGGCATCTGATGGTGATAACTGGGCGGACGACTCGCCGCTATGTCACGAGCTGCTGGCGAAAAAAATCCTGCCGGTGGTGCGCTACTATAGCTATATAGAGATAACTCGCCGGGCGCATCAGACGCTGTGGCGGGAGTATGAACACCTGCAGGCGACGTTTGAAAACTTCGCGATGCAGCATATTCGCGACCCCGAAGACATCTACCCGGTTTTCCGCGAACTCTTTCACAAGCAAACGTCAAAAGCAGACGGGTAG
- the yeaG gene encoding protein kinase YeaG, giving the protein MNIFDHYRQRYEAAKDEEFTLQEFLTICRQDRSAYANAAERLLMAIGEPVMVDTALEPRLSRLFSNRVVARYPAFEEFYGMEDAIEQIVSYLKHAAQGLEEKKQILYLLGPVGGGKSSLAERLKSLMQRVPIYVLSANGERSPVNDHPLCLFNPQEDAQILEKEYGIPNRYLGTIMSPWAAKRLHEFGGDITKFRVVKVWPSILAQIAIAKTEPGDENNQDISALVGKVDIRKLEHYAQNDPDAYGYSGALCRANQGLMEFVEMFKAPIKVLHPLLTATQEGNYNGTEGISALPFNGIILAHSNESEWVTFRNNKNNEAFLDRVYIVKVPYCLRISEEIRIYEKLLNNSELTHAPCAPGTLETLSRFSILSRLKEPENSSIYSKMRVYDGESLKDTDPKAKSYQEYRDYAGVDEGMNGLSTRFAFKILSRVFNFDHAEVAANPVHLFYVLEQQIEREQFPQEQAERYLEFLKGYLIPKYAEFIGKEIQTAYLESYSEYGQNIFDRYVTYADFWIQDQEYRDPDTGQLFDRESLNAELEKIEKPAGISNPKDFRNEIVNFVLRARAHNNGRNPNWTSYEKLRTVIEKKMFSNTEELLPVISFNTKTSTDEQKKHDDFVDRMMEKGYTRKQVRLLCEWYLRVRKSS; this is encoded by the coding sequence ATGAATATATTCGATCACTATCGCCAGCGCTATGAAGCTGCCAAGGACGAAGAGTTCACACTGCAGGAGTTTCTTACCATCTGTCGGCAAGATCGCAGTGCTTATGCTAATGCAGCAGAAAGATTGCTGATGGCCATCGGTGAGCCGGTCATGGTCGATACGGCCCTGGAACCCAGGCTATCCCGTCTCTTTTCAAACCGGGTTGTCGCGCGCTATCCGGCATTTGAAGAGTTTTACGGTATGGAAGATGCCATCGAGCAAATTGTTTCTTACTTAAAGCATGCCGCTCAGGGGCTGGAAGAGAAGAAACAAATTCTGTATCTGCTGGGACCCGTGGGCGGCGGTAAATCATCGCTTGCTGAACGCCTGAAGTCCCTCATGCAGCGCGTTCCTATTTACGTGCTTAGCGCTAACGGAGAGCGCAGCCCGGTCAACGATCATCCGCTGTGCCTCTTCAACCCGCAGGAAGATGCGCAGATCCTCGAGAAAGAGTACGGTATCCCGAACCGCTATCTGGGGACCATCATGTCGCCGTGGGCGGCCAAGCGCCTGCATGAATTCGGCGGCGACATCACTAAGTTCCGGGTGGTGAAAGTCTGGCCATCAATACTGGCGCAGATTGCCATCGCCAAAACTGAACCCGGCGATGAGAACAATCAGGACATCTCCGCGCTGGTTGGGAAAGTGGATATCCGTAAACTGGAACACTACGCGCAGAACGATCCGGATGCTTACGGCTATTCCGGCGCCCTGTGCCGTGCGAACCAGGGCCTGATGGAGTTTGTGGAGATGTTTAAAGCGCCCATCAAGGTGCTGCATCCGCTGCTGACCGCTACGCAGGAAGGCAACTACAATGGTACCGAGGGTATCTCCGCCCTGCCGTTCAACGGGATAATCCTCGCTCACTCGAACGAATCGGAATGGGTCACCTTCCGTAATAACAAAAACAATGAGGCCTTCCTCGACCGCGTGTATATCGTCAAGGTGCCTTATTGCCTGCGAATCTCCGAAGAGATCCGCATCTATGAAAAACTGCTTAACAACAGTGAACTGACCCATGCGCCCTGCGCGCCGGGAACTCTGGAAACCCTGTCGCGCTTCTCAATTCTGTCACGCCTGAAAGAACCGGAGAACTCGAGCATTTATTCGAAAATGCGCGTCTATGACGGCGAAAGCCTGAAAGACACCGACCCGAAAGCGAAATCCTATCAGGAGTATCGCGACTATGCCGGCGTCGATGAGGGGATGAACGGCTTGTCTACCCGCTTCGCATTTAAAATTCTGTCGCGAGTGTTTAACTTTGATCATGCCGAAGTCGCCGCTAACCCGGTGCATCTGTTCTACGTCCTGGAACAGCAAATCGAGCGCGAGCAGTTCCCGCAGGAGCAGGCAGAGCGTTACCTGGAGTTCCTGAAAGGCTATCTGATCCCGAAATATGCCGAGTTTATTGGTAAAGAGATTCAGACCGCTTACCTTGAATCCTATTCGGAATACGGGCAGAACATTTTCGACCGTTATGTCACCTATGCCGACTTCTGGATTCAGGATCAGGAGTATCGCGACCCGGATACCGGCCAGCTGTTTGACCGCGAGTCGCTGAATGCCGAACTGGAAAAAATCGAAAAGCCTGCCGGAATTAGTAATCCGAAAGACTTCCGTAACGAGATAGTCAACTTCGTGCTGCGCGCCAGAGCGCACAATAACGGGCGGAATCCAAACTGGACCAGCTACGAGAAACTGCGCACGGTTATTGAGAAGAAAATGTTCTCCAATACCGAAGAGCTGTTGCCGGTGATCTCGTTCAACACCAAAACGTCAACCGATGAGCAGAAAAAACACGATGACTTTGTCGACCGCATGATGGAGAAAGGCTATACCCGCAAGCAGGTTCGTCTGCTGTGCGAATGGTATCTGCGGGTACGTAAATCATCCTGA
- a CDS encoding MipA/OmpV family protein, whose amino-acid sequence MTKIKLLALGVLIATSASAVHAEGKFTLGAGVGVVEHPYKQYDADVYPVPVINYEGDNFWFRGLGGGYYLWNDTSDKLSLTAYWSPMFFKPGDSDSEQMRRLDRRKSTMMAGLSYVHNTRYGFLRTTLAGDTLDNSNGVVWDLAWLYRYTNGNLTITPGIGVEWNSDNQNEYYYGVSKHESNRSGMRSYDPDSSWNPYLELSANYRFLGDWSVYGAARYTRLSDEITDSPMVDKSWSGVISTGVTYTF is encoded by the coding sequence GTGACTAAAATCAAACTTCTGGCACTAGGTGTGTTGATTGCGACCTCAGCATCCGCCGTACACGCTGAAGGGAAGTTCACTTTAGGGGCGGGTGTAGGTGTCGTTGAACATCCGTACAAGCAATATGATGCTGATGTTTACCCGGTGCCCGTTATTAATTATGAAGGTGATAACTTCTGGTTTCGCGGTTTAGGTGGTGGTTACTACCTGTGGAATGATACCAGCGATAAGCTCTCCTTGACCGCATACTGGTCGCCGATGTTCTTTAAACCAGGCGATAGCGATAGCGAGCAAATGCGCCGTCTGGACAGACGTAAATCGACGATGATGGCCGGTCTTTCCTACGTTCACAATACCCGTTACGGTTTCCTGCGCACTACGCTGGCAGGCGACACGTTGGATAACAGCAACGGTGTTGTGTGGGATCTGGCGTGGCTGTATCGCTATACCAACGGTAACCTGACGATAACGCCGGGTATTGGCGTTGAATGGAACAGCGATAACCAGAATGAGTACTACTATGGCGTTTCGAAGCATGAGTCGAATCGCAGCGGCATGCGCAGCTACGATCCGGACAGCAGCTGGAACCCGTATCTGGAGCTATCGGCAAACTATCGTTTCCTCGGCGACTGGAGCGTATATGGCGCTGCGCGCTATACCCGTCTGTCTGATGAAATCACCGATAGCCCGATGGTCGATAAGTCCTGGAGCGGCGTAATATCTACGGGCGTGACTTACACCTTCTGA
- a CDS encoding aldo/keto reductase: protein MTERTISFGEHSAVPVIGQGTWYMGENPALRAQEAAALRAGIDLGLTVIDTAEMYADGEAEEVVGEAIRGQRDRVTLVSKVYPWNAGGRKIASACEASLRRLNTDYLDLYLLHWRGDYSLQETVEGMEALVAQGKIRRWGVSNLDFDDMQQLWQVEGGEQCATNQVLYHLASRGIEYDLLPWCQQQRLPVMAYCPLAQAGRLRDGLLNHTVVKNIAQERGVTAAQVLLAWVISHRGVIAIPKASDIDHVEQNAAALNIVLTAEELALLDKAYPAPGRKTPLDMV, encoded by the coding sequence ATGACAGAAAGGACAATCAGTTTTGGCGAGCATTCAGCGGTTCCCGTTATTGGGCAAGGGACCTGGTATATGGGAGAAAACCCGGCATTGCGCGCCCAGGAGGCCGCTGCACTCCGTGCGGGCATCGACCTTGGGTTAACGGTTATCGATACGGCGGAAATGTATGCTGACGGCGAAGCCGAAGAGGTGGTCGGCGAGGCCATCCGCGGACAACGGGACCGGGTGACGCTGGTCTCTAAAGTCTATCCGTGGAATGCGGGAGGGCGCAAAATAGCCAGCGCCTGCGAGGCCAGCCTGCGCCGTCTGAATACCGACTATCTGGATCTCTACCTGCTGCACTGGCGCGGTGATTATTCGCTGCAGGAGACGGTTGAAGGTATGGAGGCGCTGGTAGCGCAGGGCAAAATTCGTCGTTGGGGCGTATCGAATCTTGATTTTGATGATATGCAACAGCTCTGGCAGGTGGAGGGGGGCGAACAGTGCGCGACCAATCAGGTGCTTTACCATCTGGCTTCCCGCGGGATTGAGTATGATCTCCTGCCATGGTGTCAGCAGCAGCGGCTGCCGGTGATGGCGTATTGCCCGCTGGCTCAGGCCGGTCGACTGCGCGATGGACTTTTAAATCATACCGTTGTGAAAAATATTGCGCAGGAGCGGGGCGTGACCGCAGCGCAGGTTCTGCTGGCCTGGGTTATCAGCCATCGGGGCGTTATAGCGATCCCTAAAGCGTCAGATATCGATCACGTAGAGCAGAATGCCGCGGCGCTGAATATTGTGCTGACCGCTGAAGAACTGGCGCTTCTGGATAAGGCCTACCCTGCGCCAGGCAGAAAAACGCCGCTGGATATGGTCTGA